A region from the Onychomys torridus chromosome 22, mOncTor1.1, whole genome shotgun sequence genome encodes:
- the LOC118572771 gene encoding unconventional myosin-XVIIIb-like, translated as MAVSPLPRDKLPSPSAALSEFVEELRRKRAQRGQGSSLHLGEGPTLPIFQTTGASSLRRGRASSDEGDLSLRTGAKSPLGAEGNPRATAGLSRSTSLKCISSEATENVALMPDKQKTRFGSCESLLESGPSTRRKLSSPVALRDPLLSPTLRPRRRCLESSVDDAVCLDFGKEPLVFQNRQFSHLMEETLDSDPFSWKLPSLNYRRQTKVDFDDFLPAIRKPSAPLSEAVKDGTEASKHPNVHFEMEEADRSFLSGIKTILKKNPESKEDPAHLSDSDSSSSSIVSFKSTGSIKSGPRVPRLQGDGGERISPEHREPDPGRKGEDVESIMRKYLQQ; from the coding sequence ATGGCGGTGTCACCCCTGCCCAGGGACAAGCTCCCGAGCCCGTCAGCTGCTCTCTCTGAGTTTGTGGAAGAGCTCCGTAGGAAGAgggcccagagaggccagggtTCCTCTCTGCACCTGGGGGAAGGACCCACGCTCCCCATTTTCCAGACCACTGGGGCTTCCTCACTTaggaggggcagagccagcagcgaTGAGGGAGATCTCTCACTGAGGACTGGAGCAAAGTCTCCTCTGGGAGCAGAGGGGAACCCCAGGGCCACAGCCGGTCTCTCACGGTCCACCAGTCTCAAGTGTATCTCCTCAGAGGCCACCGAGAATGTCGCCCTGATGCCTGACAAGCAGAAGACACGGTTTGGTTCCTGTGAGTCCCTCTTAGAGTCAGGACCCAGCACAAGGAGAAAGCTGAGCTCCCCCGTGGCACTCAGGGACCCACTCTTATCACCTACACTGCGGCCCAGGAGACGGTGTCTGGAGTCCTCTGTGGATGATGCGGTCTGCCTAGACTTTGGGAAGGAACCTCTCGTCTTCCAGAACCGCCAGTTCTCTCATCTCATGGAAGAAACTCTGGACAGTGACCCATTCAGCTGGAAGCTTCCGAGCCTCAATTACAGACGCCAGACCAAAGTGGACTTTGATGACTTCCTTCCGGCCATCAGGAAGCCCAGCGCTCCTTTGTCCGAGGCTGTAAAAGATGGAACGGAGGCTTCAAAGCATCCAAACGTCCACTTCGAGATGGAAGAGGCCGACCGCTCTTTCCTCTCGGGGATCAAAACCATTTTGAAAAAGAACCCAGAGTCAAAGGAGGACCCCGCTCATCTCTCCGACTCCgactcctcctccagctccatcGTATCCTTCAAAAGTACAGGAAGCATCAAGAGTGGTCCAAGAGTCCCCAGACTCCAAGGTGACGGCGGCGAGCGGATATCCCCCGAGCACAGAGAGCCCGACCCTGGGAGGAAAGGCGAAGACGTTGAGAGCATAATGAGGAAGTACCTCCAGCAGTAG